The Eubacteriaceae bacterium Marseille-Q4139 genome has a window encoding:
- a CDS encoding peptidoglycan binding domain-containing protein, whose translation MRRGTWKRSLFAAAFLAFWLAGAGGQAFAAEDSTDRFVDGTVINGLGVTGMTAEEAKAFIESFYQGGYTLKIRDREGKQETIHDTDIGYSLKVTGDLEAILQAENDGGRISGPDVDNRYEVEVAAEYDEKRLRAELLKLSFVKNARETKDASITPYREGMAFEIVPEVQGNDLDVEKLEAAVGGALRAGAEVLELSGTDCYKTVKVHADDPGLISLCDAMNRCADMSVTYVFGDTEEILEGSEICRWLEGADETGILVDEAQAAAYVKTLANQYDTYGMPHDFLTAQGDQVTVTGPYGWKINQAAETEALIQAIRAGENTEREPIYEKTAASRSGNDYGTTYVEVDLKNQHLYLFEDGSCILDTPFVSGNVSKGWTTPDGLYYLYYKQTDKVLRGEDYETPVKYWMPFNGGIGLHDANWRSSFGGEIYKNSGSHGCINLPPDAAAIVYEHVYKNMPVICHGSSGI comes from the coding sequence ATGAGAAGAGGAACCTGGAAGCGCAGTCTTTTTGCCGCGGCGTTTTTGGCTTTCTGGCTGGCGGGAGCCGGCGGGCAGGCATTTGCGGCAGAGGACAGTACGGATCGATTCGTGGACGGCACGGTCATCAACGGCCTTGGCGTCACGGGAATGACGGCAGAAGAGGCAAAGGCGTTTATTGAGTCTTTTTACCAGGGAGGCTATACGTTAAAAATCCGGGACCGGGAGGGGAAACAGGAGACGATCCATGACACGGACATCGGGTACAGCTTAAAGGTCACAGGCGATCTGGAAGCGATTCTCCAGGCGGAAAATGACGGCGGGCGCATAAGCGGGCCGGACGTGGACAACCGGTATGAGGTGGAGGTGGCCGCAGAGTATGATGAAAAGCGGCTGCGGGCGGAGCTTCTTAAGCTCAGTTTTGTGAAAAATGCGCGGGAGACGAAGGATGCGTCCATCACGCCTTACCGGGAGGGGATGGCTTTTGAGATCGTGCCGGAGGTACAGGGGAATGACCTGGACGTGGAAAAGCTGGAAGCCGCTGTCGGCGGCGCGTTAAGGGCCGGGGCAGAGGTTTTGGAGCTTTCGGGCACCGACTGCTATAAAACCGTGAAGGTGCACGCGGATGATCCTGGCCTTATAAGCCTCTGCGATGCCATGAACCGGTGCGCCGACATGTCGGTGACGTATGTGTTTGGAGATACGGAAGAAATTTTGGAGGGCAGCGAGATCTGCCGCTGGCTTGAGGGCGCCGATGAGACAGGGATCCTGGTGGACGAGGCGCAGGCAGCGGCCTATGTGAAGACGCTGGCAAATCAGTATGATACCTACGGAATGCCGCATGATTTTCTGACGGCACAGGGGGATCAGGTGACGGTGACGGGGCCTTACGGCTGGAAAATCAATCAGGCCGCCGAGACGGAGGCCTTAATCCAGGCGATTCGTGCCGGTGAAAATACGGAGCGGGAGCCGATTTACGAAAAGACGGCGGCCAGCCGCAGCGGGAACGACTACGGGACGACGTATGTGGAAGTGGATCTGAAAAACCAGCACCTCTATCTTTTCGAGGATGGAAGCTGTATCCTCGATACGCCTTTTGTGTCGGGAAACGTATCGAAGGGCTGGACGACGCCGGACGGGCTCTACTATCTCTACTATAAACAGACGGACAAGGTACTCCGCGGTGAGGACTATGAGACGCCGGTGAAATACTGGATGCCGTTTAACGGCGGCATCGGGCTCCATGATGCGAACTGGCGCTCGTCTTTTGGCGGGGAGATTTACAAAAACAGCGGCTCTCACGGCTGCATCAACCTGCCGCCGGACGCCGCGGCCATTGTCTATGAGCATGTCTATAAAAATATGCCGGTGATCTGCCATGGATCTTCTGGCATATAA
- a CDS encoding amidohydrolase: MNDNLLKEAQSMKEQLIAWRRSLHKIPEVGLALPNTMAFIKEQLDVMGVTYQAYDDCSCIVAQIGAGGKCFLLRSDMDALPMAEESGEPFASENGCMHACGHDLHAATLLGAAKLLKAHENELNGTVKLLFQSGEEIFAGASAAIGRGVLENPHVDAAFAMHVASTLPAGAVMYGPYPMSSVYGFRITLTGKGAHGSTPQLGIDPINTGVHIYLGLQELIAREISATDEASLTIGRFDAGKVSNVIPERAVLEGTLRTFKPAVREMLMERIHQVVNQVAAAYRTEVEFEVLSDVPACACDEALNQEIANSIHDMDETLRILPIYHVMGSEDFAFFTEKVPSSYFGMGAAVEDKTKWKSHHNPKVVFNEDCLATAAAIYAKAAMDWLSAHCS; encoded by the coding sequence ATGAATGATAACCTGTTAAAAGAAGCGCAGTCCATGAAAGAACAGCTTATCGCGTGGAGGCGCAGCCTCCATAAAATCCCGGAGGTCGGCCTTGCCCTTCCGAACACCATGGCTTTTATAAAAGAACAGCTTGATGTCATGGGCGTAACGTACCAGGCTTACGACGACTGTTCCTGTATCGTCGCGCAGATCGGAGCCGGAGGAAAGTGCTTCCTTTTACGAAGCGACATGGACGCGCTGCCCATGGCAGAGGAGTCCGGCGAGCCCTTTGCGTCGGAAAACGGCTGTATGCACGCCTGCGGACATGACCTGCACGCGGCAACGCTCTTAGGCGCGGCCAAACTCCTAAAAGCCCATGAAAATGAGTTAAACGGCACCGTAAAGCTCTTATTCCAGTCCGGCGAGGAAATCTTTGCCGGCGCCAGCGCAGCCATCGGCCGCGGCGTCCTGGAAAATCCCCATGTGGATGCGGCCTTTGCCATGCATGTGGCCTCCACGCTTCCGGCAGGCGCCGTCATGTACGGCCCCTATCCCATGTCCTCGGTGTACGGCTTCCGCATCACCCTGACGGGAAAAGGCGCCCACGGCTCCACGCCGCAGCTCGGCATCGACCCCATCAATACCGGCGTCCATATTTACTTAGGGCTCCAGGAGCTAATCGCCAGGGAAATTTCTGCCACCGACGAAGCCAGCCTCACCATCGGCCGCTTTGACGCCGGGAAGGTCTCCAACGTAATCCCCGAGCGCGCCGTCTTAGAGGGCACTCTGCGTACCTTCAAGCCTGCGGTGAGGGAGATGCTGATGGAACGCATCCATCAGGTAGTGAACCAGGTGGCCGCTGCCTACCGCACCGAGGTGGAATTCGAAGTCTTAAGCGACGTCCCGGCTTGCGCCTGCGACGAAGCCCTGAATCAGGAAATTGCGAACAGCATTCATGACATGGACGAGACGCTCCGGATTCTCCCCATTTATCATGTCATGGGCTCCGAGGACTTCGCTTTCTTCACAGAAAAAGTGCCCTCCAGCTACTTTGGCATGGGTGCCGCCGTGGAGGACAAGACGAAATGGAAGAGCCACCACAACCCGAAGGTAGTCTTTAACGAAGACTGCCTGGCGACGGCTGCTGCCATCTACGCAAAAGCGGCTATGGACTGGCTTTCTGCACATTGCTCATAA
- a CDS encoding DUF5058 family protein translates to MKDYLTIANSPVMFLLCGIVILYVLGQSVFFMYRAWKRGKEIGLTEQKMKSVITGSALFSIVPSIPILIILVMLMSVLGKYFPWLRLSVIGSSSYENVAANIAARSFGLLSYTDEGYNASIFVSTMWAMSICILYEPLLVIFGQKKLDKGMTTLRKKKPVIYNLLIDGVFIAMMGWFCAPYMTYWTEKPEQILALAALVTAAAAALLFNWLAKKTGKHFLTEMSFPGGMLFGMLGSYIVNLIL, encoded by the coding sequence ATGAAAGATTATTTAACCATCGCAAACTCACCAGTCATGTTCCTGCTCTGCGGCATCGTAATTTTGTATGTCCTCGGACAGTCCGTTTTTTTCATGTACCGGGCGTGGAAACGCGGAAAGGAAATCGGACTTACCGAACAGAAGATGAAAAGCGTCATCACCGGAAGCGCCCTGTTTTCCATCGTGCCCAGCATCCCGATTTTAATTATCCTCGTGATGCTCATGTCCGTGCTCGGGAAATATTTCCCGTGGCTCAGGCTGTCAGTCATCGGCTCCAGCTCCTATGAGAACGTGGCCGCCAACATCGCAGCCCGCTCCTTCGGCCTTCTCTCCTACACCGACGAGGGCTACAACGCCTCCATCTTTGTGAGCACCATGTGGGCCATGTCCATCTGCATCCTCTATGAGCCGCTTCTCGTGATTTTCGGCCAGAAAAAGCTGGATAAAGGCATGACCACCCTTCGGAAAAAGAAGCCGGTCATCTATAACCTTTTAATCGACGGCGTGTTCATCGCCATGATGGGCTGGTTCTGCGCTCCCTACATGACCTACTGGACGGAAAAACCCGAGCAGATCCTGGCGCTGGCCGCGCTCGTGACGGCTGCTGCCGCAGCACTTCTCTTCAACTGGCTGGCAAAAAAGACAGGAAAACATTTCCTGACGGAGATGTCCTTCCCCGGCGGAATGCTGTTCGGCATGCTCGGATCCTATATCGTCAATCTGATTCTTTAA
- a CDS encoding LysR family transcriptional regulator, whose protein sequence is MNFNHLEYAAAAAKYGSISRAAQQLFLSQPYLSSMINGLERELGYKIFNRTPAGLTLTPEGERFLASAQLILLELKKIREIGSQAEEKQLNISSYYSTLVMDKFLQFRASAEKQLADKIKEMGNEEVMQSVMAGESSLGIVFYAEERAKRYQNMAQEMGLSMRELFIPLKLYAIMGENHPLASRESIDCEELGRHPHVSYDDASSMRYLDFLNIGRSAKLLEVSDRGSFYDALQSGEYLAVMAFRRNASRRPGLVMVPFSGKDRYLLSSYVIGKNYRLTERERKFLRFLQGA, encoded by the coding sequence ATGAACTTTAACCATCTGGAATATGCCGCGGCCGCGGCAAAATATGGTTCCATAAGCCGGGCCGCTCAGCAGCTTTTTCTTTCGCAGCCATATTTAAGCAGTATGATTAACGGCCTGGAGCGGGAGCTGGGTTATAAGATTTTTAACCGCACGCCTGCCGGGCTTACCCTGACTCCGGAGGGGGAACGGTTCCTTGCCAGCGCGCAGCTCATTCTTCTGGAGCTAAAAAAAATCCGGGAAATCGGTTCCCAGGCAGAGGAAAAACAGTTAAATATTTCCAGCTACTATTCCACACTGGTTATGGATAAATTTCTCCAGTTCCGGGCGTCTGCCGAAAAACAGCTTGCCGACAAGATTAAGGAGATGGGGAATGAGGAGGTCATGCAGTCGGTGATGGCCGGTGAGAGCAGCCTCGGCATTGTCTTTTACGCCGAGGAGAGGGCAAAGCGGTACCAGAACATGGCTCAGGAGATGGGGCTTTCGATGCGGGAGCTGTTTATTCCGCTGAAGCTTTATGCCATCATGGGAGAAAATCACCCGCTTGCGTCACGGGAATCCATCGATTGCGAGGAGCTGGGACGCCATCCTCATGTGTCCTATGATGATGCCAGTTCCATGCGTTATCTGGATTTTTTGAATATCGGCCGTTCTGCAAAGCTTCTGGAGGTATCTGACAGGGGGAGTTTTTACGACGCCCTCCAAAGCGGGGAATATCTGGCCGTCATGGCCTTCCGGAGAAATGCGTCCAGGCGGCCCGGGCTTGTGATGGTGCCCTTTTCCGGGAAGGACAGGTATCTGCTGTCCAGCTATGTGATCGGGAAAAATTACCGCCTGACGGAGCGGGAGAGGAAATTTTTGAGATTTTTGCAGGGAGCGTAA
- a CDS encoding sugar kinase produces the protein MAKRVITFGEIMLRLAPEGYYRFVQATSYGATYGGGEANVAVSLANYGVDAAFVTKLPKHEIGQAAVNALRQFGVDTSAIARGGDRVGIYFLEKGASQRPSKVIYDRAHSSISEATAEDFDWAEIFKGADWFHFTGITPALNDTVAAICLEACKKAKELGLTVSCDLNYRNKLWSKEKAGQVMGELCKYVDVCIANEEDASDVFGIKAANTDVTTGTVNHEGYKDVAKQLADRFGFSKVAITLRESISANDNNWSAMLYDGTGYYFSKKYAMHIVDRVGGGDSFGGGLIYACLNDYDAQGTIEFAVAASCLKHSIEGDMNMVSVDEVKKLAGGDGSGRVQR, from the coding sequence ATGGCAAAGAGAGTCATTACATTTGGTGAAATCATGCTCCGGCTTGCTCCGGAAGGCTACTATCGTTTCGTTCAGGCAACCTCCTACGGTGCTACCTACGGCGGCGGCGAGGCCAACGTGGCAGTTTCCCTTGCAAATTACGGCGTTGACGCTGCTTTCGTTACAAAGCTCCCGAAGCACGAAATCGGACAGGCTGCCGTAAACGCATTAAGACAGTTCGGCGTTGATACCTCCGCTATTGCCCGCGGCGGCGACCGTGTCGGCATCTACTTCTTGGAGAAAGGCGCTTCCCAGAGACCGTCCAAGGTAATCTATGACCGCGCTCATTCCTCCATTTCCGAGGCGACGGCCGAGGACTTCGACTGGGCTGAGATTTTCAAAGGCGCTGACTGGTTCCACTTCACCGGAATCACCCCGGCCCTCAACGACACCGTTGCAGCCATCTGCCTGGAAGCCTGCAAGAAGGCAAAAGAGCTTGGCCTCACGGTTTCCTGCGACTTAAATTACAGAAACAAGCTCTGGTCCAAGGAAAAGGCCGGCCAGGTTATGGGCGAGCTCTGCAAATATGTGGATGTCTGCATCGCCAATGAAGAGGACGCTTCCGACGTATTCGGCATCAAGGCCGCAAACACGGACGTTACGACCGGTACCGTAAACCACGAGGGCTACAAGGACGTTGCAAAGCAGCTTGCTGACCGCTTCGGTTTCTCCAAGGTTGCCATCACGCTCCGCGAGTCCATCTCCGCCAACGACAACAACTGGTCTGCCATGCTCTACGACGGCACCGGCTACTACTTCAGCAAGAAGTACGCCATGCACATCGTTGACCGTGTGGGCGGCGGCGACAGCTTCGGCGGCGGCTTAATCTACGCCTGCTTAAATGACTACGACGCACAGGGCACCATCGAATTCGCCGTAGCTGCATCCTGCTTAAAGCACTCCATCGAGGGCGACATGAACATGGTTTCCGTGGATGAAGTAAAGAAGCTTGCCGGCGGCGACGGTTCCGGCCGCGTTCAGAGATAA
- a CDS encoding bifunctional 4-hydroxy-2-oxoglutarate aldolase/2-dehydro-3-deoxy-phosphogluconate aldolase, whose amino-acid sequence MHEVLEKIQKIGIVPVVVLDDAKDALPLAKALCEGGLPCAEVTFRTAAAEESIRIMAKECPEMLVGAGTVLTTEQVDRAVNAGAKFIVSPGLNPEVVKYCIEKGVPVTPGTANPSDVEVALSLGLEVVKFFPAEAAGGLEMIKAMAAPYTTMKFMPTGGINAKNINSYLAFDKILACGGSWMVKKDLVTAGDFDKIRDLTREAVQTMLGFELAHVGINCANDAEAESTADAFDGLFGFTKKVGNSSVFAGTAVEAMKTPGRGAHGHIGIATNSVARAKNYLEMMGYSFDESTAKYKNGKMTAIYLSKEINGFAVHLMQK is encoded by the coding sequence ATGCATGAAGTATTAGAAAAGATCCAGAAAATCGGTATTGTCCCGGTTGTTGTGCTGGACGATGCAAAAGATGCGCTTCCGCTTGCCAAGGCGCTCTGCGAGGGCGGCCTTCCCTGTGCGGAAGTAACCTTCCGGACGGCTGCTGCCGAGGAGTCCATCCGCATCATGGCAAAAGAGTGCCCGGAGATGTTAGTGGGCGCCGGAACCGTCCTGACCACCGAGCAGGTTGACCGTGCCGTAAACGCCGGTGCAAAATTCATCGTAAGCCCGGGCTTAAATCCGGAAGTTGTGAAATACTGCATCGAAAAAGGCGTGCCGGTAACTCCCGGAACCGCAAACCCCAGCGACGTGGAGGTTGCCCTTTCCCTCGGCCTTGAGGTCGTAAAATTCTTCCCGGCAGAGGCTGCCGGCGGCCTGGAAATGATTAAGGCTATGGCTGCCCCCTACACGACCATGAAGTTCATGCCCACCGGCGGCATCAACGCAAAGAACATCAACAGCTACCTTGCCTTCGACAAGATCCTGGCATGCGGCGGAAGCTGGATGGTAAAGAAGGACCTGGTAACGGCAGGCGACTTCGATAAGATCCGTGACCTGACGAGAGAGGCTGTCCAGACTATGCTTGGCTTCGAGCTTGCCCATGTGGGCATCAACTGCGCAAACGACGCTGAGGCAGAGAGCACCGCAGACGCTTTCGACGGCCTGTTCGGCTTCACGAAGAAGGTCGGAAACAGCTCCGTATTCGCCGGAACAGCCGTAGAGGCCATGAAGACTCCGGGACGCGGCGCACACGGCCACATCGGCATTGCAACCAACTCCGTTGCAAGGGCAAAGAACTATCTGGAAATGATGGGCTATTCCTTCGATGAGTCCACGGCAAAATATAAGAACGGCAAGATGACCGCAATCTATCTGTCCAAGGAAATCAACGGCTTCGCCGTACATCTGATGCAGAAATAA
- a CDS encoding DUF2156 domain-containing protein — MQIEFKRLEAEDIEKLTRFYCLRHDNTCDSVILDNFLWREYYDVRYSVRDDRAVLWVMTIHGKRYASLPVGRLEDMPEYFKELEQYFNEELGLPLEIYLADEEAVTYLNLPPEKYSVTELFDSRDYLYSAEALKTLAGKELHKKKNHLNYFKKNFGERSEYRTLCCSDSHEVWEFLDKWREQKGQEVEGHLDYEVAGIHEILKNCSLLNVRMGGIFVDGMLEAFSIGSYNAGEKMAIIHIEKANPEFRGLYQYINQQFLIHEFPEAEIVNREDDMGLPGLRQAKMSYAPMGFAKKFRIKQIG, encoded by the coding sequence ATGCAGATAGAATTTAAACGATTGGAAGCGGAAGACATTGAGAAGCTGACGAGGTTTTACTGCCTTCGCCATGACAACACCTGCGACAGCGTGATCCTGGACAATTTCCTGTGGCGGGAATACTACGACGTGCGGTATTCGGTGCGGGACGACAGGGCTGTGCTCTGGGTCATGACGATCCACGGAAAGCGGTATGCGTCGCTGCCGGTGGGCCGCCTGGAGGACATGCCGGAGTATTTTAAGGAACTGGAACAGTATTTTAATGAAGAACTCGGGCTTCCGTTGGAGATTTATCTGGCGGATGAAGAGGCGGTGACGTACTTAAACCTGCCGCCGGAAAAATATTCGGTGACAGAGCTTTTCGACAGCCGCGACTATCTTTACAGCGCAGAGGCGTTAAAAACCCTGGCCGGCAAGGAGCTTCATAAAAAGAAGAACCATCTCAACTATTTTAAAAAGAATTTCGGGGAGCGGTCCGAGTACAGGACGCTCTGCTGTTCCGACAGCCATGAGGTGTGGGAGTTCCTCGACAAATGGCGTGAGCAGAAAGGTCAGGAGGTGGAGGGGCACCTGGACTATGAGGTGGCGGGAATCCACGAGATCTTAAAGAATTGCAGCCTGTTAAACGTAAGGATGGGCGGCATTTTTGTGGACGGCATGCTGGAAGCCTTTTCCATCGGGTCATACAACGCAGGGGAAAAGATGGCGATCATCCACATCGAGAAGGCGAACCCGGAGTTCCGCGGACTTTACCAGTACATCAACCAGCAGTTTTTGATTCACGAATTTCCGGAGGCCGAGATTGTGAACCGGGAGGACGACATGGGGCTTCCGGGGCTCAGGCAGGCGAAGATGTCGTACGCCCCCATGGGATTTGCGAAGAAATTCCGTATAAAACAGATAGGATAA
- a CDS encoding GNAT family N-acetyltransferase, whose translation MVRYLAPEEKGRCEKLWAEAFPEDSRAFRQYYFREKMKDNRVLVSEKDGEVIAMLHRNPYRIAMRGTVHACDYIVAVATAETERHKGHMRSLLLAMFRDMYEEQMPFTFLMPARESIYLPFDFRFIYDQPRWVLKYSPGLRREEWKEETLAGDLAEWQNAWLNRQFEVFAVRDADYLLRMQKELASENGVCRLIYDDDWFIGMESEWGISEREMRYLYTGERYRSLAGTKPAIMARIICLPEFVKAIRLSEECPEEEITVEIGVNDLFLPQNQGEWLWRLTKDGSEMTQASRFISKGRGPVFSIAELVQWLFGYRIPEQAKEVPFGEYIEPFHGIFLDEVV comes from the coding sequence ATGGTACGTTATTTGGCACCCGAAGAAAAGGGAAGATGCGAAAAACTCTGGGCGGAGGCGTTCCCGGAGGATTCCAGGGCTTTCCGGCAGTATTATTTCAGAGAGAAGATGAAGGACAACCGCGTTCTCGTCAGCGAAAAAGACGGGGAGGTGATTGCGATGCTTCACAGGAATCCCTACCGGATTGCCATGCGCGGCACAGTCCATGCCTGCGATTACATCGTTGCCGTCGCCACGGCGGAGACGGAGCGGCACAAAGGGCACATGAGGAGTCTCCTGCTTGCCATGTTCCGCGATATGTATGAGGAGCAGATGCCGTTTACGTTCCTGATGCCGGCCAGGGAGTCCATCTATCTTCCCTTTGATTTCCGGTTCATCTACGATCAGCCGCGGTGGGTGTTGAAATACAGTCCTGGACTCAGACGTGAGGAATGGAAGGAAGAAACGCTGGCAGGCGATCTGGCGGAGTGGCAGAATGCCTGGCTGAACCGCCAGTTTGAGGTGTTCGCCGTCCGGGATGCCGACTACCTTCTCAGGATGCAGAAGGAGTTAGCCAGCGAAAACGGGGTCTGCCGCCTGATCTATGACGACGACTGGTTCATCGGCATGGAGAGCGAATGGGGGATCTCGGAGCGGGAGATGCGCTATCTGTACACGGGGGAGCGGTACCGGAGCCTGGCGGGGACAAAGCCGGCCATCATGGCGCGGATCATCTGCCTGCCGGAGTTCGTGAAGGCCATCCGGCTTTCGGAGGAATGTCCCGAGGAAGAAATCACCGTGGAGATTGGGGTCAACGACCTGTTTCTGCCGCAGAACCAGGGGGAATGGCTGTGGCGGCTCACAAAAGACGGTTCGGAGATGACGCAGGCCTCCCGGTTCATTTCCAAGGGCAGGGGGCCGGTGTTCTCCATCGCAGAGCTTGTGCAGTGGCTTTTTGGCTATCGGATCCCGGAGCAGGCAAAGGAGGTGCCCTTCGGGGAGTACATTGAGCCGTTTCACGGCATATTTTTGGACGAAGTTGTGTAG
- a CDS encoding NAD-dependent protein deacylase gives MEKRETLKQWISESRNIVFFGGAGVSTESNIPDFRSTDGLYNQQYDYPPETILSRSFYLRKPEEFYRFYRNKMLFPDAEPNRAHKALAKLEAEGKLKAVITQNIDGLHQKAGSREVLELHGSVLRNYCTRCGRFYGLEEILKSEGIPTCECGGMIKPDVVLYEESLDQKLLMKAVKYISEADVLIVGGTSLTVYPAAGLIDYYRGEKLVLINKSVTPMDEYANLVISGSIGEVLGDAAGV, from the coding sequence ATGGAGAAGAGGGAAACCTTGAAGCAGTGGATTTCGGAGAGCAGGAATATTGTATTTTTCGGCGGAGCCGGTGTGTCCACCGAGAGCAATATCCCGGATTTCCGCAGCACGGACGGGCTTTATAACCAACAGTACGATTATCCGCCGGAGACGATTTTAAGCCGCAGCTTTTATCTGAGGAAGCCGGAGGAATTTTACCGGTTTTACCGGAATAAGATGCTGTTTCCGGATGCGGAGCCGAACCGTGCCCATAAGGCGCTTGCGAAGCTGGAGGCCGAAGGGAAGCTGAAGGCCGTCATCACCCAGAACATCGACGGGCTTCACCAGAAGGCGGGGAGCCGGGAAGTTTTAGAGCTCCACGGCTCGGTGCTCCGGAATTACTGCACGCGGTGCGGCCGGTTTTACGGGCTGGAGGAGATCCTCAAGTCGGAAGGGATCCCCACCTGCGAGTGCGGCGGCATGATTAAGCCGGATGTCGTGCTTTATGAAGAGAGCCTGGATCAGAAGCTTTTGATGAAAGCGGTGAAATACATTTCCGAGGCCGATGTGCTGATTGTGGGCGGGACGTCGCTGACGGTTTATCCGGCGGCGGGACTCATCGACTATTACCGCGGGGAAAAGCTGGTTTTAATCAACAAATCGGTGACGCCTATGGACGAATACGCAAATCTTGTCATCAGCGGCAGCATCGGGGAAGTCCTCGGGGATGCGGCCGGCGTGTAG
- a CDS encoding aldo/keto reductase, with the protein MYQADENRYQEIEYRRCGKSGLLLPRVSLGLWQNFGAEKPLKEQEELLCHAFDKGITHFDLANNYGHPARGLAEENFGKALRDCLGAYRDELVISTKAGYDMWPGPYGNWGSRKYLFASLDQSLLRMGLDYVDIYYHHRPDPETPLEETMGALSDLVRSGKALYAGISNYKEEETREAVRILKENGTPCLIHQVRYNMFERWPEDGLFSALSEHGVGCICYSPLAQGALTEKYLNGVPAGSRASRAGTTVAERYLSEEKLEKVRRLHVIAEERGETLAQTALSWVMRRPEVTSVLVGASSTAQLDDSLASVRGAGFTPEELRDIDRILEGRG; encoded by the coding sequence ATGTACCAGGCAGATGAGAATCGTTATCAGGAAATAGAATACAGGCGGTGCGGGAAAAGCGGCCTTCTGCTTCCGCGGGTTTCCCTTGGGTTATGGCAGAATTTCGGGGCGGAAAAGCCCTTAAAGGAACAGGAGGAGCTCCTCTGCCATGCTTTTGATAAGGGAATCACGCATTTTGACCTGGCAAACAACTACGGCCATCCGGCGAGGGGCCTGGCTGAGGAGAACTTTGGGAAGGCGCTGCGGGACTGCCTTGGGGCTTACCGGGATGAGCTGGTTATCTCTACGAAAGCCGGCTATGATATGTGGCCTGGCCCTTACGGGAACTGGGGCTCCAGGAAGTACCTGTTTGCCAGCCTGGATCAGAGCCTTCTGCGGATGGGACTTGATTACGTGGATATTTATTACCACCACAGGCCGGATCCCGAAACGCCTCTGGAAGAGACGATGGGAGCGTTAAGTGATCTGGTGCGGAGCGGAAAGGCTCTTTATGCGGGAATTTCCAATTATAAAGAGGAAGAGACAAGGGAAGCTGTCCGGATTTTAAAGGAAAATGGAACACCGTGCCTGATTCACCAGGTGCGGTACAACATGTTCGAGCGGTGGCCGGAGGACGGCCTGTTTTCGGCGCTTTCCGAGCATGGCGTCGGCTGCATCTGCTATTCGCCGCTTGCACAGGGGGCTTTGACGGAAAAATATCTGAACGGGGTTCCGGCCGGTTCCAGGGCTTCGCGGGCCGGGACGACTGTGGCGGAGCGGTACCTTTCGGAGGAAAAGCTTGAGAAGGTAAGAAGGCTTCATGTCATAGCAGAAGAGCGGGGCGAGACACTGGCCCAGACGGCGCTCTCCTGGGTCATGAGGCGGCCGGAGGTAACATCAGTTCTCGTGGGCGCAAGCAGCACGGCGCAGCTTGATGACAGCCTGGCGTCCGTAAGGGGCGCAGGCTTTACGCCGGAGGAGCTCCGTGACATTGACAGGATCCTGGAAGGCAGGGGGTAG
- a CDS encoding DUF951 domain-containing protein, giving the protein MVYEVGDIVKMKKPHPCGSQEWEILRVGADFRLKCLGCGHMIMVTRRLVEKNTRGLRKPDGTVVR; this is encoded by the coding sequence ATGGTATATGAAGTCGGTGATATCGTAAAGATGAAAAAGCCGCATCCCTGCGGGAGCCAGGAGTGGGAAATCCTGCGGGTCGGCGCGGACTTCCGGTTAAAGTGCTTAGGCTGCGGCCATATGATTATGGTGACGCGGCGCCTTGTGGAGAAAAACACAAGGGGGTTAAGGAAACCGGACGGGACTGTGGTGCGATAA
- a CDS encoding C_GCAxxG_C_C family protein: MNVKMGAKEVSLRKVQKDAENSYRGGFFCCEAVMDAIRNNFEIDVPKEVIGMASAMSIGAGRSGCMCGALNGGILALGMIFGRTEPLGPKDPDVNKCMSYSNELHNWFKEHNGKNAVCCRVLTREFDMGKGEHKEQCIYFTGLCAWKVAEIVCRELGIKTTDEEAGPAPRS; the protein is encoded by the coding sequence ATGAACGTAAAGATGGGGGCTAAGGAAGTCAGTCTGAGAAAGGTGCAGAAAGACGCGGAAAACTCATACAGAGGCGGATTTTTCTGCTGCGAGGCGGTTATGGACGCAATCCGGAACAATTTTGAGATTGATGTGCCGAAGGAAGTGATCGGAATGGCTTCCGCCATGTCCATCGGGGCAGGGCGTTCCGGCTGTATGTGCGGCGCTTTAAACGGCGGAATCCTGGCACTCGGCATGATTTTCGGACGGACAGAGCCTCTGGGGCCGAAGGATCCGGATGTCAATAAGTGCATGTCCTATTCCAACGAGCTCCACAACTGGTTTAAGGAACATAACGGAAAGAATGCTGTCTGCTGCCGTGTGCTCACAAGAGAGTTTGACATGGGAAAAGGCGAGCATAAGGAGCAGTGCATCTACTTCACCGGCCTTTGTGCATGGAAGGTGGCGGAGATTGTCTGTCGCGAGCTGGGAATCAAGACTACGGACGAGGAAGCCGGCCCGGCGCCCCGCAGCTAA